A single window of Betta splendens chromosome 11, fBetSpl5.4, whole genome shotgun sequence DNA harbors:
- the LOC114866159 gene encoding voltage-dependent calcium channel gamma-6 subunit-like, giving the protein MWASFFVTDEEGRTMSPAAPGPVGGPAPGPAQGAAGLAGLMSGRSTFGGTKRRRTTSAGHGMSEAQEGKIKLAFFVAIVGMVLTVLGVGTDFWVELSPQKTFYNNQTCVTAHFGLWKGCTKTLWVSDIDPERKSCGPAELPGVDSDSNCTNFKFFTSGENAVMFQKTTQKNLNVAAAMLALFSLFLMAMGSICIIMSLSKEILFFLKPAAVCFIVSGVLLFLSLMVFHQAVLALLASDHAVPLHHELSWSASCMGCAGAVLVVGGVLFLLLALPCSLWQRCFAQKNGAS; this is encoded by the exons ATGTGGGCTTCCTTCTTTGTGACGGACGAGGAGGGCCGCACGATGAGTCCGGCGGCCCCGGGGCCGGTGGGAGGCCCAGCGCCCGGACCCGCCCAGGGTGCGGCCGGTCTGGCCGGACTGATGAGTGGACGGAGCACGTTTGGAGGCACCAAGCGTCGCAGGACCACGTCAGCAGGTCACGGCATGAGCGAGGCCCAGGAAGGAAAG ATCAAGCTGGCGTTCTTTGTGGCCATCGTGGGCATGGTCCTGACGGTGCTTGGGGTCGGGACGGATTTCTGGGTGGAGCTGTCACCCCAAAAGACTTTCTACAACAACCAG ACGTGTGTGACGGCTCATTTCGGCCTGTGGAAGGGCTGCACCAAAACCCTGTGGGTGTCTGATATCGACCCAGAGAGGAAGAGCTGTGGACCTGCGGAACTGCCTGGAGTTGACTCAG ATTCCAACTGCACCAACTTCAAGTTTTTCACCTCAGGAGAAAACGCGGTGATGTTTCAGAAGACGACCCAGAAGA ATCTGAACGTAGCGGCGGCCATGTTGGCCCTGTTCAGCCTGTTCCTGATGGCGATGGGGTCCatatgcatcatcatgtctCTCAGTAAAGAAATCCTGTTCTTCCTCAAGCCAGCGGCCGTCTGCTTTATTGTGTCAG GCGTCctgctctttctgtctctcatGGTCTTCCACCAGGCGGTCCTGGCTCTCCTGGCCTCCGACCACGCCGTTCCTCTGCACCACGAGCTCTCCTGGTCGGCGTCGTGCATGGGCTGCGCTGGGGCCGTCCTCGTGGTGGGAGGggtcctcttcctgctgctggcgctgcccTGCAGCCTGTGGCAGCGGTGCTTCGCCCAGAAGAACGGCGCCAGCTAG